From Anopheles coluzzii chromosome 3, AcolN3, whole genome shotgun sequence, the proteins below share one genomic window:
- the LOC120957770 gene encoding tetraspanin-11-like yields the protein MGSGGRMDCCGQCVKYSMFVANFVIFLGGAIVFSLGIWTLVDKHFINELLGTNLFSGAVYVLIATSALVCLLSFFGCMGAAKEYKCMLLTYFILVFLIFVTMLIGGILGYVFREKVSQTMGDEMRSSMSLYGSRRSITTAWDETQERLKCCGVRSYSDWRGDIPQSCCQRTLDGYKPCIENPSPENIYINGCLEITSSYIRDNAAIIGGAGIGVAVLLIFGMIFSCSLFRMIE from the exons ATGGGATCCGGCGGTAGAATGGACTGCTGCGGGCAGTGCGTAAAGTACAGCATGTTTGTGGCCAACTTTGTCATCTTC CTTGGCGGTGCGATCGTGTTCAGTTTGGGCATCTGGACGCTGGTGGACAAACACTTCATCAACGAGCTGCTCGGCACGAACCTGTTCTCCGGTGCGGTGTACGTGCTGATCGCCACCTCCGCCCTGGTTTGTCTGCTGTCGTTCTTCGGATGCATGGGCGCGGCCAAGGAGTACAAGTGTATGCTGCTGACG TACTTCATCCTAGTGTTTCTCATCTTCGTGACGATGCTGATCGGCGGCATCCTGGGGTACGTGTTCCGCGAGAAGGTGTCGCAAACGATGGGCGACGAGATGCGCTCGTCCATGAGTCTGTACGGTTCGCGCCGCTCGATCACGACGGCCTGGGACGAAACGCAGGAGCGGCTGAAGTGTTGCGGCGTCCGGAGCTACAGCGACTGGCGGGGCGACATCCCGCAGTCCTGCTGCCAGCGGACGCTCGATGGCTACAAGCCGTgcatcgaaaatccgagcccGGAGAACATCTACATCAACGGGTGTCTGGAGATCACCTCGAGCTACATACGCGACAATGCGGCCATCATCGGTGGGGCCGGCATCGGGGTGGCGGTGCTGCTCATCTTCGGCATGATATTCTCCTGCTCACTGTTCCGGATGATCGAATAG
- the LOC120956268 gene encoding tetraspanin-9-like has protein sequence MCFYYFLLSFLAIVVLGVGSVLGYAFRERIALGLQDQMYESLDQYGRRRLTTVSWDMTQEDLQCCGVEDFRDWNERIPDSCCMDDYGARKRPCQQLQTSLTIYRTGCYEAITQTLVRNGLMLGGAALLLLLAIVPATVMAYYMLTTI, from the exons ATGTGCTTTTAT TACTTTCTGCTTTCGTTCCTAGCGATAGTGGTGCTGGGCGTTGGCTCGGTGCTGGGGTACGCGTTTCGCGAGCGCATTGCACTCGGCCTGCAGGACCAAATGTACGAGAGTTTGGACCAGTACGGACGGCGCCGCCTGACGACCGTGTCCTGGGACATGACGCAGGAGGATCTGCAGTGCTGCGGTGTGGAGGATTTTCGCGACTGGAACGAGCGCATACCGGACTCGTGCTGTATGGATGATTACGGAGCGCGGAAGCGTCCTTGCCAGCAGCTGCAAACTTCGCTTACGATCTACCGGACGGGTTGCTATGAGGCGATCACGCAGACGTTGGTGCGCAATGGATTGATGCTGGGTGGAGCTGccctgctactactgctggcGATCGTACCGGCTACGGTTATGGCATACTACATGTTGACTACTATCTGA
- the LOC120957381 gene encoding uncharacterized protein LOC120957381 — MSTNSGGGSVGSGAHFPASAAVSNYHDIYVQQQPSGAGGHDELDSINSIAPVPPPPVSQPTVIVAGLQSSQARGGGGGGGPPSSSSLYFPTAPPPVPYSELGEPSGNVGRRGEPPSYDEAVDVEAPPPSYDSLFGRVREARKSSRGVLDFLVNIVILVLGTLGCTIALGITIVIPVCMIVFGSIYLYDCPQGEYIPVYLLVGGGFGVLKQLLHLSTRVRSREEQELERLRQTPTQTLINCFMLGWFIIGSFWIYQIYEPNYDPALGKYCNKSLYLFTFWLITSVYMMLFVVTIVLCSVSIISLCFHRQT, encoded by the exons ACAGCGGCGGCGGAAGCGTTGGCAGCGGGGCACACTTCCCCGCGAGTGCAGCCGTATCGAACTACCACGACATCTACGTTCAACAG CAACCTAGCGGCGCCGGTGGCCACGACGAGCTGGACAGCATAAACAGCATCGCCccggtaccaccaccacccgtttCGCAACCCACAGTGATAGTGGCGGGTTTACAGTCGTCACAGGcgaggggtggtggtggtggtggtggccctCCGAGCAGCAGTTCGCTCTACTTCCCGACCGCCCCCCCGCCCGTCCCGTACAGTGAGCTGGGCGAACCGAGCGGCAACGTGGGTCGGCGCGGCGAACCGCCCAGCTACGACGAGGCGGTCGACGTGGAGGCGCCCCCACCGTCCTACGATTCGCTGTTCGGGCGGGTGCGCGAGGCACGCAAATCTTCCCGCGGCGTGTTGGATTTTTTAGTCAACATTGTTATTCTGGTGCTTGGCACGC TCGGCTGCACCATCGCGCTCGGCATCACGATCGTCATACCGGTGTGCATGATCGTGTTCGGTTCCATCTACCTGTACGACTGCCCGCAGGGTGAGTACATCCCGGTGTACCTGCTGGTCGGCGGTGGGTTCGGTGTGCTgaagcagctgctgcaccTATCCACGCGCGTCCGCAGCCGGGAGGAGCAGGAGCTGGAGCGGCTGCGGCAAACGCCAACGCAAACGCTCATCAACTGCTTCATGCTCGGGTGGTTCATCATCGGTTCGTTCTGGATCTACCAGATCTACGAGCCGAACTACGACCCGGCGCTCGGCAAGTACTGCAACAAATCCCTGTACCTGTTCACCTTCTGGCTGATCACCTCCGTCTACATGATGCTGTTCGTCGTCACGATCGTGCTGTGCAGCGTTAGCATCATAAGCCTTTGCTTTCACCGGCAAACCTAg